The sequence TGACCAAAATACCCACAATCTCTAAATCAAAGTTGATCCGGTCACGCACCTTCTCCACAGTGTCAGTAAGCAAAGCCAGACCACGCAGGGAGAAATACTCGCACTCCATGGGAATAATCACTCCGTGCGAGCACGCCAACGCATTCACCGTAAGCAAGCCCAAGGAGGGCTGGCAGTCAATAATGATGTAGTCATACTCTGCCCGCACCGGACGCAGCGCGCGGCCTAAGGTCTGCTCGCGACCAACCTCATTAACGAGCTGGATTTCCGCAGCCGATAGGTCAATATTCGCCGGCACCAGATCTAAACCGGCGACGTTGCTATGCTGAATCGCCCCATGAATGCTAGTGGTGTTATCCAACATGAGGTCATACACAGTGATGTCTTCCTCGTTTTGGGCCACATCCAGCCCCGCCGACAACGCGCCCTGCGGGTCAAGATCAACCAACAACACCTTGCGCCCCTGTTCAGCAAGGCAGGCGCCTAAGTTAATAGACGAGGTGGTCTTTCCCACCCCACCTTTTTGGTTCACCATCGAAATGATGCGCGCCGGGCCATGCTTGTCAAGCGGTTTTGGTTGGGACAATTCGCGGAATGGTCGCCCAGTCAGGCCGACTTCCATCTCGGAAGCGTCAAACAGTCCGTCCTTGCTCACCGTCATACCTTCTTCCTTGACTGTGCAAAACCTAGGCTGTGAAGCGGCCTCGCCTTCGCGGCCGACTTCGAGTGACATCGATGTTATTCACCATCTTAACCAGTCGATGGGATCTGAAGCGCCAGCCTTGACGTGCAGCCGCAAAGTCAAGAGGCAAAACTTGACAGAAGCGCCAGATGCACGCTTATCGACGACGCTTATCGACGCCTCCGTGAACGCTTGCGCACCGCAAAGGTGATCGCCACAATCGCAGCGAGTACCACGATCGCACCGGTGAGAAGCGCCCACCACACCCAGTTTGATTCGTTGTTTTGCCGTGCTTCCTCCGCGCCCTGAGCGACATCAGCGTACGTCCCGGTTTCGCCACCGTTCGAATTCGGCTGAGCTACCGGCACATTCGTGGCCGTGATGGTGACAATGTATTTAGCGACCGTATCGTCGCGGACCACCTCGATGATAAACGGATTGTCTGGGGTCTGACCTTCTGGGTACGTCAGCGTCATCGTGCGCGCCCCCATATCGATATCGCGCTGAACACCCTCAATGATCTGGCCGTTGATGTCCAGGTAGCGTACCTTCAAGCCCTCCGCGTTCCCCGACGCCAAGCGAGCAAGATCGACTGCCTCGGTCACAGAGACACTCACTGTCAAGACATTGTCTTGGATCTCTCCGTCAAAGTACATGCGCTCGGCCTGAGCTGTTTCAACAGGCGCAGCTGGTTGACGCGGGGGTGTCGGTGCGGCCTCACCAGAGCTTGCTGCACCGCCGTGGCCTCCGGCGGAGCCGGCGCCGGGCTGGTCAACCTGCTCCGGCGTTGTTTCAGCGCCAGCTGATCCCGCAGCGTGACCACCACCAGAGGTGTCCTCTGCCACCAGGGTGATTGTGGCGGAGTAGCCCCCCGCACTGACGGGCACACTGACCTGCGAGCCTGGCTGATTCGGCGCCGTAACAGTAACTCCAGTTCCTGCGGAACTAATTGACCACCCAGCTTCAGAAAACGAGACATTGACTGGCACACCCACATCAACCGACGTCGTTTGGCCCGCCGGAACTGAAATCGTTGAAGGGATCATCGCAGCTACCGCTGCAGGATCAAGCCCCTCCGGAATCTGGGCGTGCGCGACCGATGTGAAAGGAAAAACAACTCCACATGCAGCGGCAAAAGTAAGGCCTGCAAGACCTAGACGAAGACGGTGGGTCACGGCAATTCTCCCCTAATGGCGGTTGGTCAACGTGCGAGCTTCACACGTGAAGCAATTGTGTGTTCGCAGTGTACCGCGTCAGGCTCGCGGGTGAGCCATCCGCCAAACTTCTCGGAGATTGTCAGCTGTAACGTGGGTGTAGATCTGGGTGGTGGTCACAGATGAATGCCCCAAAAGCTCTTGCACGGTACGCACATCTGCCCCTCCTTCGAGTAAATGTGTTGCAAAAGAATGACGCAGAGTATGCGGTGACACTTCCTTCTTGATGCCTGCGCGCTCAGCGGTGTTTTTAATGATTGTCCAGGCACTTTGTCGAGACAGGGTGCCACCACGCGTATTGAGAAACAATGCGTGCGACTTCCCGGTAGCAAACACGGGACGGCCTCGGACAAGGTAGGCCTCTACCGCTTCACCAGCGTGGCGCCCAAGCGGAACAATGCGCTGTTTCGCCCCTTTGCCTGTCACAGTGAGAATGCCGTCAGAATTAGTGACGTCGTCGACCACCAGCGCTAACACCTCAGACACTCGGGCACCGGTGCCGTACAGAACTTCCAATAAAGCTTTATCACGCACACCAAGAGGATCTTCGGTAGAACAGGCATCGAGCAGCATGGCAACTTCATCGATGGTCAAAGTGTCCGGCAGATGCTGGCCCGACGACGGAGGAGAAACCGCCGCCGCAACATCAGCTGGAACATTCCCCTCGCTGGTGGCAAATTTGTGCAAGCCCCGCGCGACCACCAGGGCGCGGCCCGTCGAAGAGGCCGCCAACGGCGGCCTTCCTTCGCCACCGCGACGCAAATCCTGCACATAAGCTTCGACGTCAGCGGTGTTCACGTCTTTCAAGTCGTGGAGACCAGCCTCACGCAACCACGACACGTAACGATGAACGTCTCGTCGATAATTGCTCAATGTGTTGTCGGACAGTCCTCGCTCCACTGCTAAGTGATCCAACCAGCGTTGCCCAATTTCAGCGACGTCCATTTACAGCTTCTTCATATCTGGTTTGATGCCTTCCGCGTGTCGACGCTCAGCCATCGACGTCGGCCGCAGGTCAAAAGCCACCTGCGAATCTCGCGCGCTGTGCCGCCCGGCCACCACCTCGGAGGCCGCCAAAATACCGACCACAGCGATCGAATTAGTAATCCGCCCATCCATCACTGCCGCCCGGGCTTCGTCCACATCAACCCATTTCAGCTGCATGTCAGCTTCTTCATCCTCGGCCTCGGGCTGCTCCACCTCACACAGCTCACGGGCGAGGAAGATGCGCACGGCTTCTTCGCAAAAACCAGGCGAAGTCACGATGTCTGCCAGTAACTCCCAGCGCTGCGCTGCAAGCCCTGCCTCTTCTCGCAGTTCACGGGCAGCACACTGCACAGGATCCTCACCATAAGTGTCCAGAATGCCTGCGGGTAACTCCCACAGCCGCCGTCGCACGCTATGACGGTACTGCTCTACCATGGCGATGCGGCCACTGTCACTCAGCGCCACGACAGCCACCGCGCCGAAGTGCTCGACGATTTCACGCTCCGCGGTGGTCCCGCCGGGCATGGTCACTGTGTCTCGCCGCAGTGCCAGAATCGGTGCGTCATGCAGCAGCTCGGAATCAGTAACGGTGAATTCGTGACGGTTCATAATACCCAATCTAGTGTCTCTTGCAGTAGCCCTAGCCCAGTGCGGGTGACGCGGCTTCCGCGCTTGCTGCGGCGCCATAGGCTCCAGATTCCCCATTGAACTGCTCTGCAACCGCTAGTACTGTGGCTACACGCCCGAAGGCACGGTCTACCGAGTCCACCGTTGAGACGGCCTGATTGAGTTCTTCGTCGGCACGTATACGGCCAATCACACCCTGATCCGCCGCTGCGTGGATACGCCCCGAAACAACGAGTTTGCCGCCGCGCGACTCTAAGCCACGTACCATATCTATTAACATTCCAGCGCTAAACGACGAGCCACCCGTTGCGTCCTCATCACCAGTCACAATGACGATGGCCTGCGCTGGCAAGATCGTGCCGT comes from Corynebacterium cystitidis and encodes:
- a CDS encoding ParA family protein, with the protein product MSKDGLFDASEMEVGLTGRPFRELSQPKPLDKHGPARIISMVNQKGGVGKTTSSINLGACLAEQGRKVLLVDLDPQGALSAGLDVAQNEEDITVYDLMLDNTTSIHGAIQHSNVAGLDLVPANIDLSAAEIQLVNEVGREQTLGRALRPVRAEYDYIIIDCQPSLGLLTVNALACSHGVIIPMECEYFSLRGLALLTDTVEKVRDRINFDLEIVGILVTMFDRRTTHAREVMERVVEVFGDRVFDTVITRTVRFPETSVAGEPIITWAPSSQGAEQYRNLALEVIERTS
- the xerD gene encoding site-specific tyrosine recombinase XerD, yielding MDVAEIGQRWLDHLAVERGLSDNTLSNYRRDVHRYVSWLREAGLHDLKDVNTADVEAYVQDLRRGGEGRPPLAASSTGRALVVARGLHKFATSEGNVPADVAAAVSPPSSGQHLPDTLTIDEVAMLLDACSTEDPLGVRDKALLEVLYGTGARVSEVLALVVDDVTNSDGILTVTGKGAKQRIVPLGRHAGEAVEAYLVRGRPVFATGKSHALFLNTRGGTLSRQSAWTIIKNTAERAGIKKEVSPHTLRHSFATHLLEGGADVRTVQELLGHSSVTTTQIYTHVTADNLREVWRMAHPRA
- a CDS encoding NUDIX domain-containing protein, which encodes MNRHEFTVTDSELLHDAPILALRRDTVTMPGGTTAEREIVEHFGAVAVVALSDSGRIAMVEQYRHSVRRRLWELPAGILDTYGEDPVQCAARELREEAGLAAQRWELLADIVTSPGFCEEAVRIFLARELCEVEQPEAEDEEADMQLKWVDVDEARAAVMDGRITNSIAVVGILAASEVVAGRHSARDSQVAFDLRPTSMAERRHAEGIKPDMKKL